One segment of Gasterosteus aculeatus chromosome 3, fGasAcu3.hap1.1, whole genome shotgun sequence DNA contains the following:
- the LOC144405534 gene encoding uncharacterized protein LOC144405534, whose product MRTLLLASAFLAGLFGSLAAAPTPEPAPSPYRPFCRTLWLFVSPCVEVRTALVVQIQALSQYELVSVNPVHIAANHTSPERPLGEDISFSLSPTVLTNGCRVTATSNSIGFASLLDGGLNYCNLRNLLSATGLSSRPGFMEMTNEWACLGIGLATCKV is encoded by the exons ATGAGGACTCTGCTGCTGGCCTCGGCCTTCCTTGCAGGGCTGTTTGGCTCTCTGGCCGCCGCCCCCACTCCTGAACCTGCTCCCAGTCCTTACCGGCCCTTCTGCAGGACACTGTG gcTTTTTGTGAGCCCCTGTGTTGAAGTCAGAACCGCACTCGTTGTACAGATTCAAGCCTTGAGCCAGTACGAG CTCGTGTCGGTGAACCCCGTGCATATCGCAGCCAACCACACCTCTCCGGAAAGACCTCTGGGAGAGGACATCTCCTTCTCACTGAGCCCCACCGTACTCACCAACGGCTGCCGTGTGACC GCAACGTCCAACTCCATTGGATTCGCCAGTCTTCTCGACGGTGGACTCAACTACTGCAACCTCCGCAACCTGCTGTCAG CCACCGGCCTCTCCTCGAGACCGGGCTTCATGGAGATGACCAATGAATGGGCTTGCCTGGGCATCGGACTCGCCACCTGTAAAGTCTAG